In the Ilumatobacteraceae bacterium genome, one interval contains:
- a CDS encoding ATP-binding cassette domain-containing protein, translated as MSDHHPTLSSEPAAEARNLTKRYGSTAVVDDVTFRVHPGTITGVLGPNGAGKTTTLRILLGLATPTSGEVRIDGHPPHELDDPSRHVGAVLEANDFHPARSGRDHLRVLARLCDVGDGRVDELLDTVGLRAAADRQVGRYSLGMRQRLGLATALLGAPGLLVLDEPTNGLDPVGVRWMRDLMRGFADGGGAVLMSSHLLAEAQHTVDHVLIIDQGRLIADAPLADLVHPGYDLEAVYLDLVTTTAGADR; from the coding sequence GTGTCCGATCACCATCCCACGCTCTCATCCGAACCGGCAGCCGAAGCGCGCAATCTGACCAAGCGATACGGCTCGACGGCCGTGGTCGACGACGTCACGTTCCGCGTCCACCCCGGCACGATCACGGGAGTCCTCGGCCCCAACGGTGCCGGTAAGACCACGACGCTCCGGATCCTGCTCGGTCTCGCCACGCCGACGTCGGGCGAGGTCCGCATCGACGGCCACCCGCCGCACGAGCTCGACGATCCCTCCCGTCACGTCGGCGCCGTGCTCGAGGCCAACGACTTCCATCCGGCGCGCAGTGGTCGCGATCACCTCCGGGTGTTGGCCCGCCTCTGTGACGTCGGTGACGGTCGTGTCGACGAACTGCTCGACACCGTCGGCCTGCGGGCGGCGGCTGACCGCCAGGTCGGCCGCTACTCCCTCGGGATGCGCCAACGACTGGGTCTCGCCACCGCTCTGCTGGGTGCACCCGGACTGCTCGTTCTCGACGAACCGACCAACGGGCTGGACCCGGTCGGTGTGAGATGGATGCGTGATCTGATGCGCGGGTTCGCCGACGGCGGCGGCGCCGTCCTGATGTCGAGCCACCTGCTCGCCGAGGCGCAGCACACCGTCGACCACGTGCTGATCATCGACCAGGGCCGGCTCATCGCCGACGCCCCGCTCGCGGACCTCGTGCACCCCGGCTACGACCTCGAGGCCGTGTACCTCGACCTCGTGACCACGACCGCTGGAGCAGATCGATGA